A region from the Vicia villosa cultivar HV-30 ecotype Madison, WI linkage group LG3, Vvil1.0, whole genome shotgun sequence genome encodes:
- the LOC131656460 gene encoding chaperone protein dnaJ 11, chloroplastic-like has protein sequence MAAMLNFTGLSTGPLQFSDDCSSSVRKPSSNSSNRRTVSVRASSAVVDTRRPATSLYEVLQIKPGASHSEIKSAYRSLAKVYHPDAAAQRFPECGDRDFIEIRKAYETLSDPSARAMYDMSLMAAQCERNRQFSASMTPKRYSSGYTRWETDQCW, from the coding sequence ATGGCGGCAATGCTCAATTTCACCGGCCTCTCCACCGGACCACTCCAATTCTCCGATGACTGTTCCTCCTCCGTCCGGAAACCGAGCTCCAATAGCTCAAATCGCCGCACGGTTTCCGTCCGAGCCTCATCTGCAGTTGTCGACACACGGAGACCGGCGACAAGTCTCTACGAAGTTCTTCAAATCAAGCCGGGAGCATCTCATTCGGAGATCAAATCGGCTTACCGCAGTCTGGCGAAGGTTTACCATCCCGACGCGGCGGCGCAACGGTTTCCGGAGTGTGGCGACAGAGACTTCATCGAGATCCGCAAAGCTTACGAGACGCTTTCTGATCCATCAGCGAGAGCGATGTACGACATGTCGTTGATGGCGGCACAGTGCGAGAGGAATAGGCAGTTTTCGGCTTCGATGACACCGAAACGGTATTCTTCGGGATATACAAGATGGGAAACGGATCAATGCTGGTAG